In the Candidatus Binataceae bacterium genome, ACGAACTACGCCCTTGAACTGAAACGAGATCCAGGCGTGAGGGTGGCACTCTCAGCAAAACCGAGAGAAACCATCCGCTCCAAGGTACGTCTGAGCTTCAAACCAACCGCTTGGTCCTTCGACAATTCAGTGATTCGGAGGTCGATCCTCGCCTCGCCCACCGCCCACCCGAGGGAAGTAATCGCCATTCCACAGGTCGGTCGTTCGCACCATCGCTACGAGCGCCTCGCGGCCTGACGAACCCGAGTGCCATGTAATTAGTCGCGTGTTGGTGTGCTGGTATCGCCCTACCGCAATTGCCGATACCCTTGCTGCTGAGACCCAATAAAAATGGTTGCGCCCTTCCTCTTTGGCAGCATCAGTCGGCTCCGTCATCGATTCCCGGTTCCGCTTGCGATGGGAATTTTCAGCAGGAACATGGGTTTTCGGTAGCGAAGCTGCACCTGAAGTGCCTGCGGCCGCGCAGGTCAATCGCGATCGCGCGTTGAGGCATCTGCCCGCCGCGCCCTGGAACACGCCGACTTCGAATCTCAGTTGTTCGACTGAAGCCTTGAGCCAACCACACCCGATCCGCGTCGCACGTCGCTGACCAGGCCAACCTTTTCGAACATACAAACTACCGCGTAGCCAACGTCAGGCTGGCGCCAGTTCCAACCCAGCCGCGCGATACCGGGGCGGGCGTGATGGTTGCGATGCCAGTTCTCGCCCTGGAGGAAATGCATCCAACCGAGCCACTTAACGTTGCGGCTGGAATCCATGCCGAAGGGTGTGTTTGGCTCGGTGTGGCAGATGCTGTTGACGAAGCATTGGGCGTGTAGCGCATAGACCATCCGGATTGATCCGAGCCAGAAGAAAGCCGCGGGGCTGAAATACAATCCGCCGAAATATGAGAGCGCAAGTATCGCGGGCTGTAACGGCTTCCATACCCGGTACTTGAAACGATTGAGATCGGGACAATAGCGATCGATCGACGGTGCCTCCGCCTGCCACAACCATCGCATGTGCGCCCACCAGAACCCGTGGAGCGCCGGGCTTGATACATCGCCCACGGTGTCGGCCTTGGCATGATGCACGCGATGGCTGGCGGTCCACGTAATCGGCGACCCGGAACTGTTGAACATCGCAAAGAACGTGAGCACGGCGCTGAGGGCCGGATGCAGCTTCAGCGAGCGGTGCGCGAGCGCGCGATGGTAACATACGGTCGTCCCCAGTCCGCCGATCCACGCCAATGCAAGGGCGCCCAGTAACACGCGCCAGGCGGGTAGCGGGAACAGGATTAATCCTGCCAGGGCCGTCAGATGAATGAGTATGAACCAGGGAAGAATGATGAAGTCGTGACGAGTGGTTCGCCACCATGGCCACTCCCATCCGCGGAGTGAGGCCTCTGGCTCAGCCGTCTGTTCAAGCGCGAGATTGCTCATATTGTGTGCTTTCTGCCTGCGAAGAATCCGCGACCCTGAGGGCGGCCGCGCACCGTCCGATGGTGAACGGGTCGCGGTTTCGCTGTCACGGAGGGCTTGGGGTGCTCGATGTCTGGTATTTCGAATCCCTCGAACCGAGTGCGCTCGAGCTTCATTCCCAGGGTTCTCTCGATGTCGCGCAGCGCCGGCCCGTCCTCGGGCATCGCAAAGCTCAGAGCTTTGCCAGACTTGCCCATCCGGGCGGTTCGGCCGATCCGGTGGATGTAACTGTCGGAACTGTCCGGAAGATCGAAGTTGATGACGTGGGAAACGTCGGGAACGTCGAGCCCGCGCGCGGCCACATCGGTCGCCACCAGCACCGTGAAATGGCCTCGATGAAATCCGGCCAGGGCCGCGTTGCGCTGATTCTGCGAACGATCGCCGTGGATCGCGACCGCCTTGATACCGTTGCGCGTGAGAAGCTTCGCGGCGCGGTCCGCGC is a window encoding:
- a CDS encoding fatty acid desaturase; this translates as MSNLALEQTAEPEASLRGWEWPWWRTTRHDFIILPWFILIHLTALAGLILFPLPAWRVLLGALALAWIGGLGTTVCYHRALAHRSLKLHPALSAVLTFFAMFNSSGSPITWTASHRVHHAKADTVGDVSSPALHGFWWAHMRWLWQAEAPSIDRYCPDLNRFKYRVWKPLQPAILALSYFGGLYFSPAAFFWLGSIRMVYALHAQCFVNSICHTEPNTPFGMDSSRNVKWLGWMHFLQGENWHRNHHARPGIARLGWNWRQPDVGYAVVCMFEKVGLVSDVRRGSGVVGSRLQSNN